Proteins from a genomic interval of Daphnia pulex isolate KAP4 chromosome 4, ASM2113471v1:
- the LOC124192648 gene encoding hypoxia-inducible factor 1-alpha-like isoform X2 has protein sequence MATRAPKEKRRNSEKRKEKSREAARCRRSKESEIFTDMANLLPVPSSLSSQLDKASIMRLTIAFLKAQSLLGNSVQELCSLWNEDKCSMADACWPQALGGMLLALSSEGDIIYLTENVTQQLGLPQVDLIGQSIYDYCHPCDHDELREVLSLRPDGELARSFFLRLKSTLTAKGRSNNNLKAASYKVMNCSGRIVLATASSVRNSFSQEGAFNEDDDLATEDDLEVEKAIKSPTSHFLVVVGDPIPHPSNIEMPLDSYTFLTKHTLDMKYTYVDEKIYEFLGYMPEDLEGHSAYQLHHAQDNESILKSYKTMFTKGQIQTPPYRFLARHGGYAWVQTQATLVYGNRDSRPQAVVCVHTCLSEIEDGDQILFVSQAEASATGLVQRPLVAAPAPSRKMPNEWLPQNMTSKLFVPKTAEMDEGFLIFDKLKGTTILKEEPEDLTHLAPVAGDSCIPLDMPSIAFPSDLFDVEQLTPEFFDCLPLTGFDIPLLIEPEELIEADDNGAIEPADFSAPPVSIKKEDPFIFFDGQSGTPLVNSSSNLSSPMPSISSVKGDYDEEFPIESSPIPSFMDETFMGGCSVQNLISPIEDEEELDRRAPYISMSGSDDLPLFDPSELFSGLDLECLPMQKCDLDFGETDQSVLVKLLQQSGGLPKMAGPPPTTFDSLPLLLKGTTNMAPTSVYHQAQKRSSMGPADDSNPKRMKAPTLKMPNSGPLATRVTPLKPSRGATSSLMDLLTERPTGHSQQHLSNQTSSVLQNLLGQPLLKKQMMMQREHDYGGGLDSSSDTGSDSDTKVRHPRAFSCLNTFPFDMDVSPCSSVSLDIDSSDFFDTLNLSAEFVATDGATE, from the exons ATGGCGACTCGCGCTCCAAAGGAAAAGAGGCG GAACTCTGAGAAGCGCAAGGAGAAATCCCGTGAAGCTGCACGCTGTCGTAGGAGTAAAGAATCGGAGATCTTTACCGATATGGCCAATCTACTCCCCGTACCCAGTAGTCTCAGCTCTCAATTGGACAAGGCTTCTATCATGAGGCTGACTATTGCTTTTCTCAAAGCACAGTCTCTCCTTGGCAACA GTGTCCAAGAACTGTGCAGTCTGTGGAATGAAGACAAATGCTCGATGGCTGATGCTTGTTGGCCCCAAGCACTGGGGGGCATGTTATTGGCTCTATCGTCCGAAGGGGATATCATCTACCTGACTGAGAACGTAACCCAGCAACTGGGTCTTCCACAG GTGGATCTGATTGGGCAAAGCATTTACGACTATTGCCATCCGTGCGATCATGATGAACTTCGCGAAGTGCTTTCGCTCCGTCCCGATGGTGAATTAGCGCGCTCCTTTTTCCTCCGCCTCAAGTCGACATTAACGGCTAAAGGACGGAGTAATAATAACCTGAAAGCCGCCTCTTACAAA GTTATGAACTGTTCGGGGCGCATTGTTCTGGCGACGGCGTCAAGTGTTCGAAACAGCTTTTCTCAAGAAGGAGCTTTCAATGAAGATGATGACCTAGCAACTGAAGATGATTTGGAAGTGGAAAAGGCCATCAAGTCTCCTACTAGCCATTTTTTGGTGGTGGTCGGCGATCCAATCCCGCACCCATCCAACATCGAAATGCCATTGGACAGCTACACTTTTCTCACCAAACATACTTTGGACATGAAGTACACTTACGTCGATGAAAA GATCTACGAATTTTTGGGTTACATGCCGGAGGATTTAGAAGGCCATTCAGCGTACCAATTACATCATGCGCAGGATAATGAATCCATTCTCAAAAGTTACAAAACGA TGTTCACGAAAGGACAGATTCAAACTCCGCCGTATCGATTTTTGGCAAGACATGGAGGTTATGCTTGGGTGCAGACTCAAGCAACTCTTGTTTACGGTAATCGAGATTCCAGACCGCAAGCAGTGGTGTGCGTGCATACTTGTTTGAG TGAAATTGAGGATGGGGATCAAATCCTCTTCGTCAGTCAAGCTGAAGCATCAGCCACTGGTCTGGTTCAACGCCCATTGGTTGCGGCTCCTGCGCCATCACGAAAGATGCCCAACGAATGGCTGCCGCAAAATATGACATCAAAGCTATTTGTACCTAAAACGGCTGAAATGGACGAAGGTTTCCTCATCTTCGACAAACTCAAAGGCACCACTa TTTTGAAAGAGGAGCCTGAGGATTTGACACATTTGGCCCCCGTTGCTGGGGACAGTTGCATCCCATTAGACATGCCGTCAATCGCTTTTCCTAGTGACCTTTTCGACGTTGAGCAACTGACGCCCGAGTTTTTCGATTGTCTGCCGCTGACGGGATTTGATATTCCTTTGCTGATTGAACCCGAGGAATTAATCGAGGCCGATGACAATGGTGCAATTGAGCCAGCGGACTTTTCCGCTCCTCCAGtgtcaatcaaaaaagaagatccattcattttcttcgaTGGTCAATCGGGCACTCCCCTGGTGAATAGTTCAAGCAACTTGTCGTCTCCTATGCCATCAATC TCATCGGTCAAGGGGGATTACGACGAAGAATTCCCGATAGAATCTTCGCCTATTCCGTCGTTTATGGATGAGACATTTATGGGCGGATGTTCAGTGCAGAATTTGATATCTCCGatcgaagatgaagaagagctGGATCGAAGAGCTCCTTACATTTCCATGAGTGGGAGCGACGATTTGCCCTTGTTTGATCCATCAGAGTTGTTTAGTGGCTTGGATTTGGAGTGTTTACCGATGCA GAAATGTGATTTGGATTTTGGCGAAACCGATCAATCTGTTCTCGTCAAGCTATTACAACAAAGTGGTGGTCTGCCAAAGATGGCTGGCCCTCCGCCAACTACATTTGACTCTCTGCCACTTTTATTGAAAGGCACTACAAATATGGCGCCTACATCCGTGTATCATCAAGCTCAGAAGCGCTCTAGTATGGGCCCTGCCGACGATTCGAATCCAAAGCGAATGAAAGCCCCGACTTTGAAGATGCCAAATAGTGGACCTCTGGCTACCCGAGTAACCCCATTGAAACCGTCAAGGGGCGCCACGTCGAGCCTAATGGATTTGTTAACGGAGAGGCCTACGGGCCATTCGCAGCAGCACTTGAGCAATCAAACGTCCAGCGTTCTCCAAAACTTACTG GGCCAGCCATTGCTGAAGAAGCAAATGATGATGCAGCGGGAACACGATTACGGTGGTGGACTCGATTCGTCAAGTGACACGGGGAGTGACTCGGACACGAAAGTCCGTCATCCGAGAGCGTTCAGCTGTTTGAACACTTTCCCTTTTGATATGGATGTGTCGCCGTGTTCATCGGTTTCGCTCGACATTGACTCTAGCGATTTCTTTGACACGTTAAATTTGTCCGCCGAATTCGTTGCTACGGACGGTGCAACCGAGTGA
- the LOC124192648 gene encoding hypoxia-inducible factor 1-alpha-like isoform X1 gives MATRAPKEKRRNSEKRKEKSREAARCRRSKESEIFTDMANLLPVPSSLSSQLDKASIMRLTIAFLKAQSLLGNSVQELCSLWNEDKCSMADACWPQALGGMLLALSSEGDIIYLTENVTQQLGLPQVDLIGQSIYDYCHPCDHDELREVLSLRPDGELARSFFLRLKSTLTAKGRSNNNLKAASYKVMNCSGRIVLATASSVRNSFSQEGAFNEDDDLATEDDLEVEKAIKSPTSHFLVVVGDPIPHPSNIEMPLDSYTFLTKHTLDMKYTYVDEKIYEFLGYMPEDLEGHSAYQLHHAQDNESILKSYKTMFTKGQIQTPPYRFLARHGGYAWVQTQATLVYGNRDSRPQAVVCVHTCLSEIEDGDQILFVSQAEASATGLVQRPLVAAPAPSRKMPNEWLPQNMTSKLFVPKTAEMDEGFLIFDKLKGTTILKEEPEDLTHLAPVAGDSCIPLDMPSIAFPSDLFDVEQLTPEFFDCLPLTGFDIPLLIEPEELIEADDNGAIEPADFSAPPVSIKKEDPFIFFDGQSGTPLVNSSSNLSSPMPSISSVKGDYDEEFPIESSPIPSFMDETFMGGCSVQNLISPIEDEEELDRRAPYISMSGSDDLPLFDPSELFSGLDLECLPMQKCDLDFGETDQSVLVKLLQQSGGLPKMAGPPPTTFDSLPLLLKGTTNMAPTSVYHQAQKRSSMGPADDSNPKRMKAPTLKMPNSGPLATRVTPLKPSRGATSSLMDLLTERPTGHSQQHLSNQTSSVLQNLLVSGHDLQTGHDLQKRHFSCKAVTSSCFVSLLPSSPRLSLEKGQPLLKKQMMMQREHDYGGGLDSSSDTGSDSDTKVRHPRAFSCLNTFPFDMDVSPCSSVSLDIDSSDFFDTLNLSAEFVATDGATE, from the exons ATGGCGACTCGCGCTCCAAAGGAAAAGAGGCG GAACTCTGAGAAGCGCAAGGAGAAATCCCGTGAAGCTGCACGCTGTCGTAGGAGTAAAGAATCGGAGATCTTTACCGATATGGCCAATCTACTCCCCGTACCCAGTAGTCTCAGCTCTCAATTGGACAAGGCTTCTATCATGAGGCTGACTATTGCTTTTCTCAAAGCACAGTCTCTCCTTGGCAACA GTGTCCAAGAACTGTGCAGTCTGTGGAATGAAGACAAATGCTCGATGGCTGATGCTTGTTGGCCCCAAGCACTGGGGGGCATGTTATTGGCTCTATCGTCCGAAGGGGATATCATCTACCTGACTGAGAACGTAACCCAGCAACTGGGTCTTCCACAG GTGGATCTGATTGGGCAAAGCATTTACGACTATTGCCATCCGTGCGATCATGATGAACTTCGCGAAGTGCTTTCGCTCCGTCCCGATGGTGAATTAGCGCGCTCCTTTTTCCTCCGCCTCAAGTCGACATTAACGGCTAAAGGACGGAGTAATAATAACCTGAAAGCCGCCTCTTACAAA GTTATGAACTGTTCGGGGCGCATTGTTCTGGCGACGGCGTCAAGTGTTCGAAACAGCTTTTCTCAAGAAGGAGCTTTCAATGAAGATGATGACCTAGCAACTGAAGATGATTTGGAAGTGGAAAAGGCCATCAAGTCTCCTACTAGCCATTTTTTGGTGGTGGTCGGCGATCCAATCCCGCACCCATCCAACATCGAAATGCCATTGGACAGCTACACTTTTCTCACCAAACATACTTTGGACATGAAGTACACTTACGTCGATGAAAA GATCTACGAATTTTTGGGTTACATGCCGGAGGATTTAGAAGGCCATTCAGCGTACCAATTACATCATGCGCAGGATAATGAATCCATTCTCAAAAGTTACAAAACGA TGTTCACGAAAGGACAGATTCAAACTCCGCCGTATCGATTTTTGGCAAGACATGGAGGTTATGCTTGGGTGCAGACTCAAGCAACTCTTGTTTACGGTAATCGAGATTCCAGACCGCAAGCAGTGGTGTGCGTGCATACTTGTTTGAG TGAAATTGAGGATGGGGATCAAATCCTCTTCGTCAGTCAAGCTGAAGCATCAGCCACTGGTCTGGTTCAACGCCCATTGGTTGCGGCTCCTGCGCCATCACGAAAGATGCCCAACGAATGGCTGCCGCAAAATATGACATCAAAGCTATTTGTACCTAAAACGGCTGAAATGGACGAAGGTTTCCTCATCTTCGACAAACTCAAAGGCACCACTa TTTTGAAAGAGGAGCCTGAGGATTTGACACATTTGGCCCCCGTTGCTGGGGACAGTTGCATCCCATTAGACATGCCGTCAATCGCTTTTCCTAGTGACCTTTTCGACGTTGAGCAACTGACGCCCGAGTTTTTCGATTGTCTGCCGCTGACGGGATTTGATATTCCTTTGCTGATTGAACCCGAGGAATTAATCGAGGCCGATGACAATGGTGCAATTGAGCCAGCGGACTTTTCCGCTCCTCCAGtgtcaatcaaaaaagaagatccattcattttcttcgaTGGTCAATCGGGCACTCCCCTGGTGAATAGTTCAAGCAACTTGTCGTCTCCTATGCCATCAATC TCATCGGTCAAGGGGGATTACGACGAAGAATTCCCGATAGAATCTTCGCCTATTCCGTCGTTTATGGATGAGACATTTATGGGCGGATGTTCAGTGCAGAATTTGATATCTCCGatcgaagatgaagaagagctGGATCGAAGAGCTCCTTACATTTCCATGAGTGGGAGCGACGATTTGCCCTTGTTTGATCCATCAGAGTTGTTTAGTGGCTTGGATTTGGAGTGTTTACCGATGCA GAAATGTGATTTGGATTTTGGCGAAACCGATCAATCTGTTCTCGTCAAGCTATTACAACAAAGTGGTGGTCTGCCAAAGATGGCTGGCCCTCCGCCAACTACATTTGACTCTCTGCCACTTTTATTGAAAGGCACTACAAATATGGCGCCTACATCCGTGTATCATCAAGCTCAGAAGCGCTCTAGTATGGGCCCTGCCGACGATTCGAATCCAAAGCGAATGAAAGCCCCGACTTTGAAGATGCCAAATAGTGGACCTCTGGCTACCCGAGTAACCCCATTGAAACCGTCAAGGGGCGCCACGTCGAGCCTAATGGATTTGTTAACGGAGAGGCCTACGGGCCATTCGCAGCAGCACTTGAGCAATCAAACGTCCAGCGTTCTCCAAAACTTACTGGTCAGTGGTCATGACTTACAAACCGGTCACGATCTGCAGAAGAGGCACTTTTCCTGCAAAGCTGTCACCTCTTCTtgctttgtttctcttcttccttcttctcctcgGCTTTCATTggaaaag GGCCAGCCATTGCTGAAGAAGCAAATGATGATGCAGCGGGAACACGATTACGGTGGTGGACTCGATTCGTCAAGTGACACGGGGAGTGACTCGGACACGAAAGTCCGTCATCCGAGAGCGTTCAGCTGTTTGAACACTTTCCCTTTTGATATGGATGTGTCGCCGTGTTCATCGGTTTCGCTCGACATTGACTCTAGCGATTTCTTTGACACGTTAAATTTGTCCGCCGAATTCGTTGCTACGGACGGTGCAACCGAGTGA
- the LOC124192650 gene encoding activating transcription factor 3-like isoform X3 produces MYLNVNLASNASGGGGGNDSSATAAGSCTTPRTPEILNLLAGAPFDNVASYGGGGRYGSATNIGNASGSSSFSYFQSSSSTPLGSAGVSAGLPASTPGDGPSSPGEHASSSFSSFSSLCSSPATPSTPPAGGPPSIQNTRTYLIKEGLKLTIQSKRLASGRGSLESDQHGHMPLKDEMGQLTTEDEERRRRRRERNKVAATKCRNRKKERTGILMQESDALEDQNVNFRSEIQRLEAEKRRLMDVLAMHSPTCLKTAAGNHRPTPTSCSSDFIQHDPGTGTASQAYVMSGGLSSSNYGPMYDCNRSSSESAAMAGNHHHHHSSTYDVTSETSAGNYNNNSGEGPPSYVNSQVNLIQQRGSYGGGDNNLSGQNYR; encoded by the exons atgtatctCAACGTCAATTTGGCATCCAATGCTTCCGGCGGAGGTGGCGGAAACGACTCGTCCGCAACAGCTGCCGGCTCCTGCACCACTCCGCGCACTCCGGAGATTCTCAATTTGCTGGCCGGAGCTCCGTTTGACAATGTCGCATCTTACGGGGGCGGAGGACGGTACGGATCTGCTACCAACATCGGCAACGCTTCCGGCTCTTCGTCGTTCAGTTACTTCCAGTCGTCCTCTTCGACTCCACTGGGAAGCGCAGGAGTCTCAGCGGGACTTCCAGCTTCGACCCCGGGCGATGGCCCTTCATCACCGGGCGAACACgcctcttcatctttttcttccttttcttcgttATGTTCCTCGCCGGCCACTCCGTCTACTCCGCCGGCCGGTGGCCCGCCATCCATCCAAAACACTCGAACGTATTTGATCAAGGAGGGACTCAAACTGACGATCCAGAGCAAGCGTTTGGCTTCCGGCCGAGGGTCGCTCGAGTCGGATCAGCACGGCCACATGCCACTCAAAGATGAG ATGGGACAGCTGACAACAGAAGATGAAGAACGTCGTCGGAGAAGGCGTGAGCGGAACAAAGTAGCCGCTACCAAATGTCGAAACCGCAAAAAAGAGCGAACTGGCATTTTGATGCAGGAATCGGACGCGCTCGAGGATCAAAACGTTAACTTTCGTTCAGAAATCCAAAGGCTGGAGGCGGAAAAGCGCCGTTTGATGGATGTGCTGGCCATGCACTCGCCCACTTGTTTAAAAACAG CCGCCGGAAATCACCGTCCAACTCCAACCAGTTGTTCTTCCGACTTCATACAACACGATCCCGGCACTGGTACCGCTTCACAG GCTTACGTCATGTCGGGCGGCCTATCCTCTTCCAATTATGGACCGATGTACGACTGTAACAG ATCCAGTTCTGAATCTGCCGCCATGGCCggcaatcatcatcatcaccattcGTCAACTTATGACGTCACTTCCGAAACGTCTGCCGgtaattacaacaacaa
- the LOC124192650 gene encoding activating transcription factor 3-like isoform X4, producing the protein MYLNVNLASNASGGGGGNDSSATAAGSCTTPRTPEILNLLAGAPFDNVASYGGGGRYGSATNIGNASGSSSFSYFQSSSSTPLGSAGVSAGLPASTPGDGPSSPGEHASSSFSSFSSLCSSPATPSTPPAGGPPSIQNTRTYLIKEGLKLTIQSKRLASGRGSLESDQHGHMPLKDELTTEDEERRRRRRERNKVAATKCRNRKKERTGILMQESDALEDQNVNFRSEIQRLEAEKRRLMDVLAMHSPTCLKTAAGNHRPTPTSCSSDFIQHDPGTGTASQAYVMSGGLSSSNYGPMYDCNRSSSESAAMAGNHHHHHSSTYDVTSETSAGNYNNNSGEGPPSYVNSQVNLIQQRGSYGGGDNNLSGQNYR; encoded by the exons atgtatctCAACGTCAATTTGGCATCCAATGCTTCCGGCGGAGGTGGCGGAAACGACTCGTCCGCAACAGCTGCCGGCTCCTGCACCACTCCGCGCACTCCGGAGATTCTCAATTTGCTGGCCGGAGCTCCGTTTGACAATGTCGCATCTTACGGGGGCGGAGGACGGTACGGATCTGCTACCAACATCGGCAACGCTTCCGGCTCTTCGTCGTTCAGTTACTTCCAGTCGTCCTCTTCGACTCCACTGGGAAGCGCAGGAGTCTCAGCGGGACTTCCAGCTTCGACCCCGGGCGATGGCCCTTCATCACCGGGCGAACACgcctcttcatctttttcttccttttcttcgttATGTTCCTCGCCGGCCACTCCGTCTACTCCGCCGGCCGGTGGCCCGCCATCCATCCAAAACACTCGAACGTATTTGATCAAGGAGGGACTCAAACTGACGATCCAGAGCAAGCGTTTGGCTTCCGGCCGAGGGTCGCTCGAGTCGGATCAGCACGGCCACATGCCACTCAAAGATGAG CTGACAACAGAAGATGAAGAACGTCGTCGGAGAAGGCGTGAGCGGAACAAAGTAGCCGCTACCAAATGTCGAAACCGCAAAAAAGAGCGAACTGGCATTTTGATGCAGGAATCGGACGCGCTCGAGGATCAAAACGTTAACTTTCGTTCAGAAATCCAAAGGCTGGAGGCGGAAAAGCGCCGTTTGATGGATGTGCTGGCCATGCACTCGCCCACTTGTTTAAAAACAG CCGCCGGAAATCACCGTCCAACTCCAACCAGTTGTTCTTCCGACTTCATACAACACGATCCCGGCACTGGTACCGCTTCACAG GCTTACGTCATGTCGGGCGGCCTATCCTCTTCCAATTATGGACCGATGTACGACTGTAACAG ATCCAGTTCTGAATCTGCCGCCATGGCCggcaatcatcatcatcaccattcGTCAACTTATGACGTCACTTCCGAAACGTCTGCCGgtaattacaacaacaa
- the LOC124192650 gene encoding activating transcription factor 3-like isoform X1: protein MYLNVNLASNASGGGGGNDSSATAAGSCTTPRTPEILNLLAGAPFDNVASYGGGGRYGSATNIGNASGSSSFSYFQSSSSTPLGSAGVSAGLPASTPGDGPSSPGEHASSSFSSFSSLCSSPATPSTPPAGGPPSIQNTRTYLIKEGLKLTIQSKRLASGRGSLESDQHGHMPLKDEMGQLTTEDEERRRRRRERNKVAATKCRNRKKERTGILMQESDALEDQNVNFRSEIQRLEAEKRRLMDVLAMHSPTCLKTAAGNHRPTPTSCSSDFIQHDPGTGTASQVGTRGGESVVSFDHQVVVPSDQAYVMSGGLSSSNYGPMYDCNRSSSESAAMAGNHHHHHSSTYDVTSETSAGNYNNNSGEGPPSYVNSQVNLIQQRGSYGGGDNNLSGQNYR, encoded by the exons atgtatctCAACGTCAATTTGGCATCCAATGCTTCCGGCGGAGGTGGCGGAAACGACTCGTCCGCAACAGCTGCCGGCTCCTGCACCACTCCGCGCACTCCGGAGATTCTCAATTTGCTGGCCGGAGCTCCGTTTGACAATGTCGCATCTTACGGGGGCGGAGGACGGTACGGATCTGCTACCAACATCGGCAACGCTTCCGGCTCTTCGTCGTTCAGTTACTTCCAGTCGTCCTCTTCGACTCCACTGGGAAGCGCAGGAGTCTCAGCGGGACTTCCAGCTTCGACCCCGGGCGATGGCCCTTCATCACCGGGCGAACACgcctcttcatctttttcttccttttcttcgttATGTTCCTCGCCGGCCACTCCGTCTACTCCGCCGGCCGGTGGCCCGCCATCCATCCAAAACACTCGAACGTATTTGATCAAGGAGGGACTCAAACTGACGATCCAGAGCAAGCGTTTGGCTTCCGGCCGAGGGTCGCTCGAGTCGGATCAGCACGGCCACATGCCACTCAAAGATGAG ATGGGACAGCTGACAACAGAAGATGAAGAACGTCGTCGGAGAAGGCGTGAGCGGAACAAAGTAGCCGCTACCAAATGTCGAAACCGCAAAAAAGAGCGAACTGGCATTTTGATGCAGGAATCGGACGCGCTCGAGGATCAAAACGTTAACTTTCGTTCAGAAATCCAAAGGCTGGAGGCGGAAAAGCGCCGTTTGATGGATGTGCTGGCCATGCACTCGCCCACTTGTTTAAAAACAG CCGCCGGAAATCACCGTCCAACTCCAACCAGTTGTTCTTCCGACTTCATACAACACGATCCCGGCACTGGTACCGCTTCACAGGTAGGAACTCGAGGTGGTGAATCAGTTGTCTCGTTCGATCATCAGGTTGTTGTTCCTTCGGATCAGGCTTACGTCATGTCGGGCGGCCTATCCTCTTCCAATTATGGACCGATGTACGACTGTAACAG ATCCAGTTCTGAATCTGCCGCCATGGCCggcaatcatcatcatcaccattcGTCAACTTATGACGTCACTTCCGAAACGTCTGCCGgtaattacaacaacaa
- the LOC124192650 gene encoding activating transcription factor 3-like isoform X2 yields the protein MYLNVNLASNASGGGGGNDSSATAAGSCTTPRTPEILNLLAGAPFDNVASYGGGGRYGSATNIGNASGSSSFSYFQSSSSTPLGSAGVSAGLPASTPGDGPSSPGEHASSSFSSFSSLCSSPATPSTPPAGGPPSIQNTRTYLIKEGLKLTIQSKRLASGRGSLESDQHGHMPLKDELTTEDEERRRRRRERNKVAATKCRNRKKERTGILMQESDALEDQNVNFRSEIQRLEAEKRRLMDVLAMHSPTCLKTAAGNHRPTPTSCSSDFIQHDPGTGTASQVGTRGGESVVSFDHQVVVPSDQAYVMSGGLSSSNYGPMYDCNRSSSESAAMAGNHHHHHSSTYDVTSETSAGNYNNNSGEGPPSYVNSQVNLIQQRGSYGGGDNNLSGQNYR from the exons atgtatctCAACGTCAATTTGGCATCCAATGCTTCCGGCGGAGGTGGCGGAAACGACTCGTCCGCAACAGCTGCCGGCTCCTGCACCACTCCGCGCACTCCGGAGATTCTCAATTTGCTGGCCGGAGCTCCGTTTGACAATGTCGCATCTTACGGGGGCGGAGGACGGTACGGATCTGCTACCAACATCGGCAACGCTTCCGGCTCTTCGTCGTTCAGTTACTTCCAGTCGTCCTCTTCGACTCCACTGGGAAGCGCAGGAGTCTCAGCGGGACTTCCAGCTTCGACCCCGGGCGATGGCCCTTCATCACCGGGCGAACACgcctcttcatctttttcttccttttcttcgttATGTTCCTCGCCGGCCACTCCGTCTACTCCGCCGGCCGGTGGCCCGCCATCCATCCAAAACACTCGAACGTATTTGATCAAGGAGGGACTCAAACTGACGATCCAGAGCAAGCGTTTGGCTTCCGGCCGAGGGTCGCTCGAGTCGGATCAGCACGGCCACATGCCACTCAAAGATGAG CTGACAACAGAAGATGAAGAACGTCGTCGGAGAAGGCGTGAGCGGAACAAAGTAGCCGCTACCAAATGTCGAAACCGCAAAAAAGAGCGAACTGGCATTTTGATGCAGGAATCGGACGCGCTCGAGGATCAAAACGTTAACTTTCGTTCAGAAATCCAAAGGCTGGAGGCGGAAAAGCGCCGTTTGATGGATGTGCTGGCCATGCACTCGCCCACTTGTTTAAAAACAG CCGCCGGAAATCACCGTCCAACTCCAACCAGTTGTTCTTCCGACTTCATACAACACGATCCCGGCACTGGTACCGCTTCACAGGTAGGAACTCGAGGTGGTGAATCAGTTGTCTCGTTCGATCATCAGGTTGTTGTTCCTTCGGATCAGGCTTACGTCATGTCGGGCGGCCTATCCTCTTCCAATTATGGACCGATGTACGACTGTAACAG ATCCAGTTCTGAATCTGCCGCCATGGCCggcaatcatcatcatcaccattcGTCAACTTATGACGTCACTTCCGAAACGTCTGCCGgtaattacaacaacaa